A genomic stretch from Chitinophaga lutea includes:
- a CDS encoding SusC/RagA family TonB-linked outer membrane protein has product MKKIQTYAETGRTCYALYFLALLLCTSFHSRARAQADTARILVAGTVLNESGVRLAGVSVTEKDGSARAVTDKEGVFQLRVPPRATLVLSYVGYTTREFPVAGNKIVIIDMASTADKLNEVVVVGFGRQKKISVTGAVTSISTREISKVSTPALSNAIAGKLPGIITRQSSGEPGYDAAQVVIRGLATFGNNAPLVLIDGVERNMNQINAQEVESFTILKDASATAVYGVRGANGVILINTRRGATGKPQVSFRTETASLQALRLPQYINAGEYAGLMNEALVHNGQQPRWSEEELEKYRSGSDPYLYPNSDWTNAVLKKNTWQTINNLSVTGGTDVIKYYTNVGFTLQDGLYKQDPAYEYSTNATIKRYNFRSNVDINLSKNLLMQLGLGGIIQNGNYPGFASGDIFSAMKVIAPIAYPIRNPDGTPGGSSTYVGWNPWARATQSGYTTQDNSTLQGTFGARWNLSSLVTEGLSVRGLFSYDRNASVSNVRHKAFLVKRYLGKDTDGNDLYSTPYREEQPLAYSAGSSSDRAIYMEAQVNYERTFGGHMLTGMFLYNQRDYVALTAGSSLTNLPYRRQGLAGRITYAYDNRYLAEVNMGYNGSENFPKGKRFGFFPAFSAGWIVSNEKFWGLDVVSNLKLRGSYGLVGNDQIGGARFLFLTTTLLNGQQYRFGLDQQTYRGMEENQIGNPDVTWEKARKANIGLDLGFLNDRITLQVDAFRENRRGILLQQKTVPSITGFYPWSIPYGNLGVVENKGIDALLEIKHTTESGLFYTFRGNYTYARNKVIEDATPTPPYAYLQTRGLRLGQIVSLVSDGLFKDQAEINHSPKQTFATPRPGDIKYRDINSDGVIDSYDRLPIGHPRLPEMTFGFGGTLAYKGFDLSIYFTGAANTSILITGTSMYAFADGLGVNNVMREYYDNRWTPGNRNAKYPAIDVGNNPNNYTTSDFWMRNGNYLRLRNAEIGYNMPERFNTRTGIRGLRFFVNAVNLYTWDHIKIMDPESNDGTGSYPLQRSLNAGLQIDFK; this is encoded by the coding sequence ATGAAGAAAATTCAAACTTATGCGGAAACCGGCAGGACCTGCTATGCCCTGTACTTCCTGGCCCTTCTGCTTTGTACTTCGTTTCACAGCAGGGCCCGCGCGCAGGCAGACACCGCGCGGATACTGGTGGCAGGCACTGTGTTGAATGAGTCCGGCGTACGGCTCGCCGGCGTATCCGTTACCGAAAAAGACGGCAGCGCCCGTGCGGTAACAGACAAGGAAGGGGTATTCCAGCTCCGCGTGCCGCCGCGGGCCACGCTGGTATTATCTTATGTCGGTTACACCACCCGGGAATTCCCCGTGGCCGGCAACAAGATCGTGATCATCGATATGGCGTCCACCGCCGACAAACTGAATGAAGTAGTGGTGGTGGGTTTCGGCAGGCAGAAGAAAATCTCCGTAACCGGTGCGGTCACCAGCATTTCCACCCGCGAGATCTCGAAAGTATCGACCCCGGCGCTTTCCAACGCCATTGCGGGTAAACTGCCCGGCATCATTACCCGCCAAAGTTCCGGCGAGCCCGGTTACGACGCGGCGCAGGTGGTTATCCGCGGATTGGCCACCTTCGGCAACAATGCTCCGCTGGTACTGATAGATGGTGTGGAACGCAACATGAACCAGATCAACGCGCAGGAAGTGGAAAGTTTCACCATCCTGAAAGACGCATCCGCCACCGCCGTGTATGGCGTACGGGGCGCCAACGGGGTTATCCTCATCAATACCCGCCGCGGCGCCACCGGCAAACCGCAGGTGAGCTTCCGTACGGAAACCGCTTCCCTGCAAGCCCTGCGGCTACCGCAATACATCAACGCCGGCGAATATGCAGGACTGATGAACGAAGCGCTGGTGCATAACGGCCAGCAGCCTCGCTGGAGCGAAGAAGAACTGGAAAAATACCGCAGCGGCTCAGACCCGTATCTCTATCCTAATTCCGACTGGACAAATGCCGTACTGAAAAAGAACACCTGGCAAACCATCAACAACCTCAGCGTAACCGGCGGCACCGACGTGATAAAATATTACACCAATGTCGGTTTTACCCTGCAGGATGGATTGTATAAACAGGATCCTGCCTATGAATACAGTACCAACGCAACGATCAAACGATACAACTTCCGCAGCAACGTAGACATCAATCTGTCCAAAAACCTTCTGATGCAGCTCGGCCTGGGCGGCATCATCCAGAACGGCAACTACCCTGGCTTCGCTTCCGGCGATATTTTCAGCGCCATGAAAGTGATCGCGCCCATCGCCTACCCCATCCGCAATCCGGACGGCACGCCGGGCGGCTCCTCCACCTACGTAGGCTGGAACCCCTGGGCCAGGGCCACGCAGAGCGGTTATACCACGCAAGACAACAGTACGCTGCAAGGCACTTTCGGCGCGCGGTGGAACCTGTCGTCGCTCGTTACCGAAGGCCTGTCTGTACGCGGCCTGTTTTCGTACGACCGGAACGCCTCCGTCAGCAACGTCCGCCACAAGGCCTTCCTCGTAAAAAGATATCTCGGTAAAGACACCGACGGCAACGATCTCTACAGCACACCATACCGCGAAGAGCAGCCGCTCGCTTACAGCGCCGGTTCGTCCAGCGACCGCGCCATTTACATGGAAGCGCAGGTGAATTACGAACGAACGTTCGGCGGCCATATGCTGACCGGCATGTTCCTGTACAACCAGCGCGACTATGTGGCGCTAACGGCAGGCTCATCGCTCACCAACCTGCCATACCGCCGCCAGGGTCTCGCCGGCAGGATCACCTATGCGTACGACAACCGTTACCTCGCCGAAGTAAACATGGGCTACAACGGTTCCGAGAACTTCCCGAAAGGCAAGCGGTTCGGTTTCTTCCCGGCCTTCTCCGCCGGATGGATCGTCAGCAATGAAAAATTCTGGGGCCTGGATGTTGTCAGCAACCTCAAACTGCGCGGCTCTTACGGCCTGGTCGGCAACGACCAGATCGGCGGCGCGCGTTTCCTGTTCCTCACCACTACCCTGCTGAACGGCCAGCAATACCGTTTCGGGCTCGACCAGCAAACGTATCGCGGCATGGAAGAAAACCAGATCGGCAATCCCGACGTTACCTGGGAAAAAGCCCGGAAGGCCAACATCGGCCTGGACCTCGGTTTTCTTAACGACCGCATTACGCTACAGGTGGACGCCTTCAGGGAAAACCGCCGCGGCATCCTGCTACAGCAGAAAACAGTGCCCTCCATCACCGGCTTCTATCCCTGGTCTATTCCCTACGGCAACCTCGGTGTAGTGGAAAACAAAGGCATCGATGCGTTACTTGAGATCAAACACACCACGGAAAGCGGCCTGTTCTATACCTTCCGCGGCAACTACACGTATGCCCGCAACAAAGTGATAGAGGACGCCACGCCCACACCGCCGTACGCTTACCTGCAAACACGCGGCCTTCGGCTGGGGCAGATCGTATCGCTCGTATCCGACGGGCTGTTTAAAGACCAGGCGGAAATCAATCACAGTCCCAAACAGACCTTCGCCACACCGCGCCCCGGCGATATCAAATACCGTGATATCAACAGCGACGGCGTGATCGATTCTTACGACCGCCTGCCCATCGGCCACCCGCGCCTGCCGGAAATGACGTTCGGTTTCGGGGGTACGCTGGCCTACAAAGGGTTCGACCTGAGCATCTATTTCACCGGCGCGGCCAATACCAGCATCCTGATCACCGGCACCTCCATGTATGCCTTTGCAGATGGCCTCGGCGTGAACAATGTGATGCGGGAGTATTACGACAACCGCTGGACGCCGGGCAACCGCAACGCCAAATACCCGGCCATCGATGTGGGCAACAACCCGAACAACTACACCACTTCCGATTTCTGGATGCGCAACGGCAACTACCTGCGCCTCCGCAATGCCGAAATCGGCTATAACATGCCGGAACGGTTCAATACCCGCACCGGCATACGCGGCCTCCGTTTCTTTGTCAACGCCGTCAACCTTTACACCTGGGACCATATCAAAATCATGGATCCCGAATCCAACGACGGCACCGGCAGCTACCCGCTGCAGCGCTCGCTGAACGCAGGTTTGCAAATCGATTTTAAATAG
- a CDS encoding RagB/SusD family nutrient uptake outer membrane protein → MKRIQYYIAILLLAGTACQKNFLDKQPDESITIEQAFQKRAYAEAFLTDAYASMGNEYYFTDYLGTSPNPYVIASDEMNIPWPEKFEKLMNKGSWNPYNVDAQLWKNMYEGIRKANIFLVNIPKTPLDAVFSEADKQRWIGEATFLRAYYHFRLVRIYGGVPLMDAPSGVADDFSKLRRASLDSCIDFIVRECDLAIPKLPVKLSSARDYGRATAAAALALKARILLYRASPLFNGNPDYVNVADKDGNKLFPQQFDAARWEQAAAASKACIDICEGAGYTLYKKHADPVVNYQQLFLDNHNDEVLFAYNAGVSGWMEKCAFPGSLGGWNGYNPTQAQVDAYEMDNGIAPITGYQAGGAPVIDPASGYREDGYAAADDPNKRWLAGVSNMYVRRDPRFYATVNFNGAYFVDRRMQFWQSGADGRGNAGRDYNTTGYLLRKFVNPAANIPQGRFLLGTWIFFRLGGVYLDYAEALNEAKGPVAEVYQYVDAIRTRAGMPKLPQGLDKAGMRARIWQERRVELAYESHRYFDCHRWKIAAQTDGGPVYGMNISAGSSLQDNAFYKRTLVETRVFQSPKHYLFPIPQSEIDKAPALIQNPGW, encoded by the coding sequence ATGAAACGTATCCAATACTACATCGCCATATTGCTGCTTGCAGGTACTGCCTGCCAGAAAAACTTTCTGGACAAGCAGCCGGACGAATCCATTACCATCGAGCAGGCTTTTCAGAAGCGGGCATACGCGGAAGCATTCCTGACGGACGCGTACGCTTCCATGGGCAACGAATATTATTTTACCGACTACCTCGGCACCTCGCCCAACCCGTATGTCATTGCCTCCGACGAAATGAACATCCCGTGGCCCGAGAAGTTCGAGAAGCTGATGAACAAAGGCTCCTGGAACCCTTATAACGTGGATGCCCAGCTCTGGAAAAACATGTACGAAGGCATCCGGAAAGCCAACATCTTTCTCGTGAACATTCCCAAAACACCGCTGGACGCCGTATTTTCCGAAGCCGATAAACAGCGGTGGATAGGTGAGGCGACGTTTCTCCGCGCCTACTACCACTTCAGGCTGGTGCGTATTTACGGCGGCGTGCCGTTGATGGACGCGCCTTCCGGCGTGGCGGACGATTTTTCGAAACTGCGCAGGGCTTCGCTGGACAGCTGTATCGATTTCATCGTACGCGAATGCGACCTGGCCATTCCGAAACTTCCTGTCAAACTGTCGTCCGCCCGCGACTACGGCCGCGCCACCGCTGCGGCGGCGCTCGCACTGAAAGCGCGCATCCTCCTGTACCGCGCCAGTCCGTTGTTTAACGGCAATCCGGACTATGTGAATGTTGCGGACAAAGACGGCAACAAACTTTTCCCGCAGCAATTCGATGCCGCGCGCTGGGAACAAGCCGCCGCCGCATCGAAAGCCTGTATAGACATCTGCGAAGGAGCCGGCTACACGCTGTATAAAAAACATGCAGACCCCGTCGTGAACTACCAGCAACTGTTCCTCGACAATCATAACGACGAGGTATTGTTCGCCTACAACGCAGGCGTAAGCGGCTGGATGGAAAAATGCGCATTCCCCGGCAGCCTGGGCGGATGGAACGGCTACAATCCCACACAGGCGCAGGTGGACGCATATGAAATGGATAACGGCATCGCGCCCATTACCGGCTACCAAGCAGGCGGTGCGCCGGTCATCGACCCGGCCTCCGGGTACCGGGAAGACGGTTATGCCGCCGCAGACGATCCCAACAAAAGATGGCTCGCCGGTGTAAGCAATATGTACGTACGCCGCGATCCCCGTTTTTATGCCACCGTGAATTTCAACGGCGCCTATTTCGTGGACCGCCGCATGCAATTCTGGCAAAGCGGGGCTGACGGAAGGGGCAACGCGGGGCGCGACTATAACACCACGGGTTACCTGCTGAGAAAATTCGTCAACCCCGCGGCTAATATTCCGCAAGGCCGTTTCCTGCTGGGCACCTGGATATTTTTCCGCCTCGGCGGCGTGTATCTCGATTATGCCGAAGCGCTCAATGAAGCCAAAGGGCCCGTAGCGGAAGTGTACCAGTATGTAGACGCCATCCGCACCCGCGCGGGTATGCCCAAACTGCCGCAGGGGCTCGACAAAGCCGGCATGCGCGCCAGGATATGGCAGGAAAGACGGGTAGAGCTGGCGTACGAATCGCACCGCTACTTCGATTGCCACCGCTGGAAAATTGCGGCGCAAACCGACGGTGGGCCGGTGTACGGCATGAACATCAGCGCAGGGAGCAGCTTGCAGGATAACGCTTTTTACAAACGCACGCTGGTGGAAACAAGGGTGTTCCAGTCGCCGAAACACTACCTCTTCCCCATTCCGCAATCCGAAATAGACAAGGCACCGGCCCTGATTCAAAATCCCGGTTGGTAA
- a CDS encoding BT_3987 domain-containing protein — protein sequence MHKSIIPLGCTLLLLACSKEVPVKKDFPGMEKYSLLYMPQAINGPVTTSVTIADKPDTIAINAYMGGIARPGADVPVTFAVTPAAVAAFNQANGTNYPAMPEGSYSITTPSVHIPAGQLTTGPQPLVLRTKGFLSPFVSYLLPVTLSQPGKTGTVNPALSTTYFVVTGGYMPGEVPREKAISFGAAAGTNLISFGEKFIRKDPVSGNLLLYTPDAQSGLFTAAPVTIGQGWNIFNIIFFYGGNRLIGRYAAGGGDLAQYPVTAQGQIGAGRTVGWGWGGLKKIVPFKGLLLGISADGNMTKYPLDADGNFDFANIKGIGSGWGGFVHIFAYEHSLMAIEANGNMWQFPLSDSGVFGSRRLVGTGWDMYVHIITAGTDLLALDGNGDLWRYKFNPAGLWALKKT from the coding sequence ATGCACAAATCCATCATACCACTTGGCTGCACCTTGTTGCTGCTGGCCTGTTCAAAGGAAGTGCCGGTAAAAAAAGACTTTCCCGGCATGGAAAAATATTCGCTGCTGTATATGCCCCAGGCCATCAACGGCCCGGTCACCACTTCCGTAACGATCGCGGACAAACCGGACACCATTGCGATCAACGCCTACATGGGCGGCATTGCACGGCCCGGCGCGGACGTTCCCGTAACGTTTGCCGTTACGCCCGCCGCCGTGGCGGCTTTTAACCAGGCTAACGGCACGAATTACCCGGCCATGCCGGAGGGCAGCTACAGCATCACCACTCCTTCCGTTCACATTCCCGCAGGGCAGCTTACTACCGGCCCGCAGCCGCTGGTGCTGCGGACCAAAGGCTTTTTATCGCCGTTCGTCAGTTACCTGCTGCCCGTTACACTCTCGCAGCCCGGCAAAACCGGCACGGTAAATCCCGCGCTGAGCACTACTTATTTTGTAGTGACGGGCGGGTACATGCCGGGTGAAGTGCCGCGGGAAAAAGCGATTTCGTTCGGCGCCGCCGCCGGCACGAACCTCATCAGTTTCGGTGAAAAATTCATCCGGAAAGATCCTGTGAGCGGCAACCTGCTGCTGTACACGCCCGATGCCCAAAGCGGCCTGTTCACGGCGGCGCCCGTCACCATCGGGCAGGGCTGGAACATCTTCAACATCATCTTCTTTTACGGCGGCAACCGCCTGATCGGCCGGTATGCCGCGGGCGGCGGCGACCTCGCCCAGTATCCCGTTACCGCACAGGGCCAGATCGGCGCCGGCAGGACCGTTGGCTGGGGCTGGGGCGGACTGAAGAAAATCGTTCCGTTCAAAGGCTTGCTGCTGGGCATCAGCGCAGACGGCAATATGACCAAATACCCGCTGGATGCAGACGGTAATTTCGATTTCGCCAACATCAAAGGCATCGGCAGCGGATGGGGCGGGTTCGTCCACATTTTCGCCTATGAGCATTCGCTGATGGCCATTGAAGCAAACGGCAACATGTGGCAGTTCCCGCTCTCCGACAGTGGCGTATTCGGCAGCCGAAGACTGGTGGGCACGGGCTGGGACATGTACGTGCATATCATCACCGCAGGCACCGACCTGCTGGCCCTCGACGGCAACGGCGACCTGTGGCGCTACAAGTTTAACCCCGCCGGGCTGTGGGCATTGAAAAAAACTTAA
- a CDS encoding N-acetylmuramic acid 6-phosphate etherase, with translation MTRITEQPSRHDNLENKPVEELVELINNEDASVAVAIKKALPQVSTLIKAIVEKLRSGGRMYYMGAGSGGRLSVLDALELPTTYGIPKGIVNVILAGGVENLAEAPEEKEDDVNEALERLSREQLTPNDIVIGISASGSTPFVLAGLQECRRLGVITGCIVSNPESPIAAAADLPVEVITGPEFITGSTRMKCGTAQKMLFDMISTTVMIQLGRVEGNSMVNVKLINDKITDRAVKMLMQKSGIAAYDQAKAILLEHGSVKKAMTALNGTHKA, from the coding sequence ATGACGCGCATTACTGAACAACCCTCCAGGCACGACAACCTGGAAAACAAACCGGTTGAGGAACTGGTCGAATTGATCAATAACGAAGACGCATCCGTTGCCGTGGCCATCAAAAAAGCGCTGCCGCAGGTGAGCACGCTGATAAAAGCAATCGTGGAAAAGCTCCGCAGCGGCGGGCGCATGTACTACATGGGCGCCGGCAGCGGAGGCAGGCTGTCGGTACTGGACGCGCTGGAACTGCCCACCACCTACGGCATTCCCAAAGGCATCGTCAACGTCATCCTGGCGGGTGGTGTGGAAAACCTCGCCGAGGCGCCGGAAGAGAAAGAAGACGATGTGAACGAAGCGCTCGAGCGGCTAAGCCGGGAGCAGCTCACCCCCAACGATATCGTGATCGGCATTTCCGCGAGCGGCTCCACCCCGTTTGTACTGGCGGGATTGCAGGAATGCCGGCGGCTGGGCGTTATCACGGGTTGCATCGTGAGCAACCCGGAGTCCCCCATTGCGGCAGCGGCCGATTTGCCTGTGGAAGTAATCACCGGGCCCGAGTTCATCACCGGCAGCACGCGCATGAAATGCGGCACCGCGCAGAAAATGCTGTTCGACATGATATCGACGACCGTCATGATACAACTGGGCCGCGTGGAAGGGAACAGTATGGTGAACGTCAAACTCATCAACGACAAGATCACCGACCGCGCCGTGAAAATGCTCATGCAGAAATCCGGCATCGCCGCATACGACCAGGCCAAGGCCATCCTGCTGGAACACGGCAGCGTTAAAAAAGCCATGACGGCACTCAACGGTACGCACAAAGCATAA
- a CDS encoding DegT/DnrJ/EryC1/StrS family aminotransferase, which translates to MTKNNLPRRTFISNMAIAGAGMVLGLPHIANAADNGKPAILGGPKAHPGGFSGWPLFDKTEEKAVTDVLKSGTWGRLGGNVVSSFEKEYAKMLGVKHSLGVSSGTSALYTILGAKDIGPGDEVIIPVYTFIATYNVVVLNYALPVFVDTDIESFQIDASKVEAAITPQTRLIMPVHIGGSPANLDKLMAIAQKTGIPLIEDACQAHLAEWKGKKVGGFGLAGAFSFQASKNLNCAEGGAITTNDGDFAQTCYTFHNQGQGGHTTSYGTGTGTRATNLRLTEFQGNLLLAQMTRLQAQAKRRAENAAYLTSLLKDIKGIYPAKLYEGTTLSAFHLYMFRYDRNHFDGLSRATFLKALEAEGVPCSEGYGMMNRNEYVTGLAKNKHYLKIYGEKTMRQWLERSQCPQNDKLCGEQAIWFFQTMLLGSRTDMDQIAAAIRKIQKNAKALAKL; encoded by the coding sequence ATGACAAAAAATAATTTGCCACGCAGGACATTCATCAGCAACATGGCCATAGCCGGCGCAGGCATGGTACTGGGCCTCCCCCACATCGCCAACGCAGCAGACAACGGAAAACCGGCCATACTCGGCGGTCCCAAAGCCCACCCCGGCGGCTTCTCCGGATGGCCGCTGTTCGACAAAACGGAAGAAAAGGCCGTTACAGACGTATTAAAAAGCGGCACCTGGGGCCGGCTGGGCGGCAATGTGGTGTCTTCTTTCGAAAAAGAATACGCTAAAATGCTGGGCGTCAAACACAGCCTCGGCGTGTCCAGCGGCACCAGCGCGTTGTATACGATCCTCGGTGCAAAAGATATTGGTCCGGGCGATGAGGTGATCATTCCCGTTTACACGTTCATCGCCACCTACAACGTAGTGGTACTGAACTATGCACTGCCGGTATTCGTGGATACCGATATCGAAAGTTTCCAGATCGACGCCAGTAAAGTGGAAGCCGCCATCACGCCGCAGACCCGGCTCATTATGCCGGTGCACATCGGCGGTTCACCCGCCAACCTCGACAAGCTGATGGCCATCGCACAGAAAACCGGCATCCCGCTGATAGAAGATGCCTGCCAGGCGCACCTGGCGGAATGGAAAGGCAAGAAGGTAGGCGGCTTTGGCCTGGCCGGCGCATTCAGCTTCCAGGCATCCAAAAACCTGAACTGCGCGGAAGGCGGCGCCATCACCACCAACGACGGTGATTTCGCGCAGACCTGTTACACCTTCCACAACCAGGGTCAGGGCGGGCACACCACCTCTTACGGCACCGGTACCGGCACAAGAGCCACCAATCTCCGCCTCACCGAGTTCCAGGGTAACCTGCTGCTGGCGCAGATGACGAGGTTACAGGCGCAGGCAAAGCGCCGTGCGGAAAACGCCGCCTATCTCACTTCGCTGCTGAAAGACATCAAAGGCATCTATCCCGCCAAACTGTACGAAGGCACCACGCTCAGCGCATTCCATCTGTACATGTTCCGCTACGACCGCAACCACTTCGACGGTCTCAGCCGCGCCACTTTCCTGAAAGCGCTGGAAGCGGAAGGCGTGCCCTGCTCGGAAGGATACGGCATGATGAACCGCAACGAATATGTAACGGGTCTGGCCAAAAACAAACACTACCTGAAAATCTACGGTGAAAAAACCATGCGCCAGTGGCTGGAAAGAAGCCAGTGCCCGCAAAACGACAAACTCTGCGGCGAACAGGCCATCTGGTTTTTCCAGACCATGCTGCTGGGCAGTCGTACCGATATGGATCAAATTGCGGCCGCTATCCGCAAAATCCAGAAAAACGCGAAAGCGCTCGCCAAACTCTGA
- a CDS encoding sugar MFS transporter yields the protein MPQSSVSITGAAPARLHPLIIIGALFFIFGFVTWLSSVLIPYLQIACELTSFQSYLVAFAFYISYFVMATPSAWLLKITGYKNGMSAGLLLVAAGSLLFLPAAMYRQYIVFLTGLFVQGAGLAVLQTASNPYVTILGPVESAARRMSIMGICNGIAGIVAPLILGAIILNDVDTLTADLQLMTAAQKTMALDALAEKVMMPYMVITALLVILAVLIYRSPLPEISPEEEDAPAERGGVFRFPYLLLGVFTLFLYVGVEVIAGNTIISYGAYQGIKMSTARFFTSFTLLAMLVGYLAGIILIPRYLSQQAALKYSALMGIVFALGAIFTSGYTSVLFIALLGLANSLMYPAIWPLSIHGLGRFTNAGASLLVMAISGGAVLPLLYGRLADRFNEQQAYWLVIPCYAVIGFFAVKGHLIGRKKDLSTF from the coding sequence ATGCCGCAATCTTCCGTTTCCATCACGGGCGCCGCACCTGCCCGCCTGCATCCGCTGATCATCATCGGCGCGCTGTTTTTCATTTTCGGGTTTGTGACCTGGCTGAGCTCCGTGCTGATCCCCTACCTGCAAATAGCCTGCGAGCTCACCAGCTTTCAATCGTACCTGGTGGCGTTTGCGTTTTACATTTCGTATTTCGTGATGGCGACACCTTCCGCGTGGTTATTGAAAATAACCGGGTATAAAAACGGGATGTCGGCCGGGCTGTTACTGGTAGCTGCCGGCTCCCTGCTCTTCCTGCCTGCCGCCATGTACCGGCAATACATCGTTTTCCTGACGGGCCTGTTTGTGCAGGGTGCGGGGCTGGCGGTATTGCAAACCGCTTCCAATCCGTATGTGACCATCCTCGGACCCGTGGAAAGCGCGGCCCGGAGAATGAGCATCATGGGCATCTGTAATGGCATAGCCGGCATTGTGGCGCCCCTGATACTGGGCGCCATCATCCTGAACGATGTGGATACGCTGACGGCCGATCTGCAGCTGATGACTGCCGCGCAAAAAACAATGGCGCTGGATGCACTGGCGGAGAAAGTGATGATGCCGTACATGGTGATCACCGCATTGCTGGTGATACTGGCGGTACTCATTTACCGTTCGCCGCTGCCGGAAATTTCGCCGGAAGAAGAAGACGCGCCGGCTGAACGTGGCGGTGTTTTCCGTTTTCCCTATCTCCTGCTGGGTGTGTTCACGCTTTTTTTGTACGTTGGCGTGGAAGTGATCGCAGGCAACACCATTATCAGTTATGGCGCTTACCAGGGCATTAAAATGTCGACGGCGCGTTTTTTCACGTCGTTCACATTGCTCGCCATGCTGGTGGGTTACCTGGCCGGCATCATCCTGATACCGCGTTACCTCAGCCAGCAGGCGGCATTGAAGTATTCGGCGCTGATGGGCATCGTGTTTGCGCTAGGGGCCATCTTTACCAGCGGTTATACCTCGGTATTGTTCATTGCGCTGCTGGGACTGGCCAATTCACTGATGTACCCGGCCATCTGGCCGCTTTCCATCCATGGCCTGGGCCGGTTCACCAACGCCGGCGCATCCTTGCTGGTAATGGCCATCAGCGGCGGAGCCGTGTTGCCGCTGCTATACGGCAGGCTGGCGGACCGTTTTAACGAACAACAGGCGTATTGGCTGGTCATTCCCTGTTATGCCGTGATCGGATTCTTTGCCGTAAAAGGGCACCTCATCGGGCGCAAAAAAGATCTGTCCACTTTCTAA
- a CDS encoding N-acetylglucosamine kinase has protein sequence MLLIADSGSTKTDWCLVNNEGTETYFSTEGYNPYFMSGEYIAHSIQSSFPAYAAPALISRLHFYGAGCQDDKAGEMEQMLRKLFDRATHVSAEVDLLAAARGLLSDEPGFAAILGTGTNTCLYDGHAITHNIDSLGFMLGDEGSGAAIGKKILSDFLRHKMPAAVRRLFVETYGLSEEVVMHKVYKEPMPNRFCAGFTRFLNQPGTDSDYAHAVLHTAFTEFFTNLVSCYPGYDGYSFNCVGSVGYHFRDIITEIAAGFNMRTRVIIPDLISHLVKHHRKAVITG, from the coding sequence ATGTTACTGATAGCAGATAGCGGCTCCACAAAAACAGACTGGTGCCTGGTGAACAACGAAGGCACGGAAACCTATTTCAGCACCGAAGGGTACAACCCCTATTTTATGTCGGGGGAATACATTGCCCACTCCATCCAAAGCAGCTTCCCTGCCTATGCTGCCCCGGCTCTCATCAGCCGGCTGCATTTTTACGGCGCGGGCTGCCAGGACGACAAGGCCGGTGAAATGGAACAGATGCTGCGCAAACTCTTTGACCGGGCCACGCATGTGTCCGCGGAAGTAGACCTGCTGGCCGCCGCCCGCGGCCTGCTGAGCGACGAGCCGGGTTTTGCCGCCATACTGGGCACCGGTACGAACACCTGTCTTTACGACGGCCATGCCATTACCCACAACATCGACTCGCTGGGCTTCATGCTCGGCGACGAAGGCAGCGGCGCCGCCATCGGCAAAAAAATACTCTCGGATTTCCTGCGGCATAAAATGCCGGCCGCAGTGCGGCGTTTGTTTGTGGAGACGTATGGGCTGAGTGAGGAAGTCGTGATGCACAAAGTGTACAAAGAACCTATGCCGAACCGCTTCTGTGCTGGCTTCACCAGGTTCCTCAACCAGCCCGGCACGGACAGCGACTACGCGCACGCCGTGCTGCATACCGCTTTTACGGAGTTCTTCACCAACCTCGTCAGCTGTTATCCCGGTTACGACGGATACTCATTTAACTGCGTAGGCTCCGTCGGTTATCACTTCCGCGACATCATCACCGAAATTGCCGCCGGCTTCAACATGCGCACCCGCGTCATCATTCCCGACCTGATCAGCCACCTGGTGAAACATCACCGCAAAGCGGTGATTACCGGGTAG